The genomic window ATGCATGCGCCACCATTCGTCCCCCATGGACTCGCAAGAAAGCTCACCGGTGGAAAGATTTACCCGCAAGATGCGGTCAAAGTAGCCATACCTGGACATCGTCCTACTCCCTCTGCCTATGTTGTGAATAAAGGGTTTCCGATCAACCGCCGCCGGCCGGCGCAAAGATCCGGACCTCCGAGCCGCCACGTAATGCCTGCTCGTCGCTTACAATCCGGCCATCAAGGCTCACCAATCCAGTCTCCTCCGCCGGGATGCCCAGCTGACCCAACAAGTCGGATACCGTCGCGTCGTCAGCAAGCGCTATCGGGCCATCCCGCCAATCGTCGGGTAAATATGGGCGAAGTTCCGCGTACACTTGGACAGTTAGAATCATCAGATGCAAGCACCGTTATTGAAAGGACGTCCCGCGGTC from Chloroflexota bacterium includes these protein-coding regions:
- a CDS encoding MoaD/ThiS family protein codes for the protein MILTVQVYAELRPYLPDDWRDGPIALADDATVSDLLGQLGIPAEETGLVSLDGRIVSDEQALRGGSEVRIFAPAGGG